A DNA window from Paraclostridium bifermentans contains the following coding sequences:
- a CDS encoding MATE family efflux transporter — protein MEEVFAKKQNYKEFLRYVFPSIITMIFLSFYTTIDGFFVSRYVNSDALASINIIIPITCVVFGIAVMLATGSGALVGIKLGEKNIKGANELFSFVTVVLISIGVVLTILGVIFLDPILRFLGTTDILYPYAKSYGIVTVLMTIPMMLKLYFEYYARVDGSPKVSLLMSSLGLVLNIVFDFLFIVVLDMGILGAGLGTYIAITISGIIGIIYFKGNNSNLEFTKPKANFKELFNSCYNGSSEMFTELSTGITTFLFNKSILTFSGENGVAAMSIIIYIYYFFIAVYFGIAVGIGPMISYNFGAKNKEKIKESLKHSFVTIGWSSIVIFLISIIGGKYIISIFTNDLEVYTIATSGIKLFSYGFLIIGTNIFMSGYFTAIGDGQVSAIISILRSLVFVVATITILPNFIGLNGIWLAIPIAELLTIFFSVTFYFRKGTRAYRN, from the coding sequence ATGGAAGAAGTATTTGCGAAAAAACAAAATTACAAGGAGTTTTTAAGATATGTATTTCCATCCATCATAACAATGATATTTCTATCATTTTATACTACTATAGATGGATTTTTCGTATCGAGATATGTAAACTCAGATGCACTGGCATCAATAAATATTATAATACCTATAACTTGTGTAGTATTTGGGATTGCAGTTATGCTAGCTACAGGATCTGGAGCTTTAGTTGGTATAAAGCTTGGGGAAAAAAATATAAAAGGAGCTAATGAGTTATTTTCATTTGTAACAGTAGTTTTAATTTCTATAGGCGTAGTACTTACTATTTTGGGAGTAATATTTTTAGATCCTATACTTAGATTTTTAGGAACGACTGATATATTATATCCATACGCAAAATCATATGGGATTGTAACTGTACTTATGACCATTCCAATGATGTTAAAGTTATACTTTGAATACTATGCTAGGGTAGATGGTAGCCCTAAAGTATCTCTTTTAATGTCTTCACTAGGATTAGTTTTAAATATAGTTTTTGATTTTTTATTTATAGTAGTGCTTGATATGGGAATTTTAGGGGCTGGATTAGGAACATATATTGCCATAACTATTTCAGGTATAATAGGAATAATTTATTTCAAAGGGAATAATTCGAATTTAGAATTTACAAAACCAAAAGCTAATTTTAAAGAACTATTTAATTCTTGTTATAATGGTAGTTCAGAAATGTTTACAGAGCTATCAACAGGTATAACTACATTTTTATTTAATAAAAGTATATTAACTTTTAGCGGAGAAAATGGTGTTGCTGCAATGTCGATAATAATATATATATATTATTTCTTTATAGCGGTATATTTTGGAATTGCAGTTGGAATAGGACCTATGATTAGTTATAACTTTGGAGCTAAAAATAAAGAAAAAATAAAAGAAAGTTTAAAACATAGCTTTGTAACAATTGGATGGAGTTCTATAGTTATATTTTTAATTTCTATAATTGGAGGTAAGTATATAATATCTATATTTACTAATGACTTAGAAGTTTATACTATTGCTACATCAGGTATAAAATTATTTTCATATGGATTTTTAATAATAGGAACAAATATTTTTATGTCAGGTTATTTTACAGCTATAGGGGATGGACAGGTATCTGCTATAATATCTATTCTTAGATCTTTAGTGTTTGTAGTGGCTACAATTACTATATTACCTAATTTTATAGGACTAAATGGTATATGGTTAGCAATACCTATTGCTGAATTATTGACTATATTTTTCTCCGTTACTTTTTATTTTAGAAAAGGCACTAGAGCGTATCGAAATTAA
- a CDS encoding MerR family transcriptional regulator, producing MNFTVGELAKLNGMNKQTLIYYDNIDLFKPKVVDENNGYRYYTSDQLEVLDSILVLRELGIPIKEIKDFLIKRDDNKALILLKEQKIKLQSQLKNLKKSIARLENKIETIESLNEYDDKVYFQELQSEFIITQKVEEPFQLLQTDIAFKKLLTIVNKNKYPYNYQVGTIISLENLLSKNYTTAHSVFFPLHNKLSAPNVLKKAEGLYAITLHKGEYKDVGKTYEILIDNINKNGYEMAGPSFEYGILDSLTSYSSKDYITKISIPIKKALAIF from the coding sequence TTGAATTTTACTGTAGGCGAATTAGCAAAGTTAAATGGAATGAACAAACAAACGCTAATATATTATGATAATATCGATTTATTTAAACCTAAAGTTGTTGATGAAAATAACGGATATAGATACTACACTTCTGATCAATTAGAAGTTTTAGATAGTATATTAGTTTTAAGAGAACTTGGAATTCCTATAAAAGAAATTAAAGATTTTTTAATTAAAAGAGATGATAACAAAGCATTAATTCTTCTAAAAGAACAAAAAATCAAGTTGCAATCTCAACTTAAAAATTTGAAAAAAAGTATAGCAAGGCTTGAGAATAAAATAGAAACAATAGAAAGTTTAAATGAATATGATGATAAAGTTTACTTTCAAGAATTACAATCTGAATTTATCATTACACAAAAAGTAGAAGAACCTTTTCAACTTCTACAAACCGATATCGCATTTAAAAAATTGTTAACTATCGTTAATAAAAATAAATATCCATACAACTATCAGGTAGGTACAATAATATCATTAGAAAATTTACTTAGCAAAAACTATACTACTGCGCATTCCGTATTTTTCCCATTGCATAATAAATTAAGTGCTCCAAATGTTTTAAAAAAAGCTGAAGGACTTTATGCTATAACTCTTCACAAAGGAGAATATAAAGACGTAGGAAAAACTTACGAAATACTAATAGATAATATAAATAAAAATGGTTATGAAATGGCAGGACCTTCTTTTGAATATGGTATTTTAGATAGCTTAACATCTTATAGTTCAAAAGATTATATAACAAAAATATCTATACCAATAAAAAAAGCTTTAGCAATTTTTTAA
- a CDS encoding ABC transporter ATP-binding protein: MCILAKERSDEMLEVKNLYCGYEDVDVIKNVNFKVERGKNLCIVGPNGCGKSTLLKSIANIIKYKGSITIDGMEVCNFSRKNLAKKVGLMSQITQIYFPYTIYETVALGRYAHSTGVFNSLSKEDKKIVLDCIEKVGLSDIKDKTINELSGGQLQRVFLARTIAQDPDVILLDEPTNHLDLKYQIELLEHLSKWAKDNNKIVIGVLHDLNLVHYFSDAVCLLNHGEIVCYGSSREVFNGDYLKEVYNIDIKEFMLEVLEKWK; the protein is encoded by the coding sequence ATGTGTATTTTAGCAAAGGAAAGAAGTGATGAAATGTTAGAAGTAAAAAATCTTTATTGTGGTTATGAAGACGTTGATGTTATAAAAAATGTTAATTTTAAAGTTGAAAGAGGAAAAAATCTTTGCATAGTAGGACCAAATGGATGTGGAAAAAGTACGCTTTTGAAATCTATAGCTAATATTATAAAATATAAAGGAAGTATAACTATTGATGGTATGGAAGTTTGTAATTTTTCAAGGAAAAATCTAGCAAAAAAAGTAGGACTTATGAGTCAGATAACTCAAATATATTTTCCATATACCATATATGAAACTGTAGCACTTGGTAGATATGCACATTCAACGGGAGTATTTAATTCTTTAAGTAAAGAAGATAAAAAAATAGTATTGGATTGCATTGAAAAGGTAGGATTAAGTGATATAAAAGATAAAACCATAAATGAATTAAGTGGTGGACAGTTACAAAGAGTATTTTTAGCAAGAACAATTGCTCAAGACCCAGATGTTATATTGTTGGATGAACCTACTAATCATCTAGACTTAAAATATCAAATTGAATTGTTAGAACATCTATCCAAATGGGCAAAAGATAATAATAAAATTGTTATTGGAGTTTTACATGATTTAAATTTAGTTCACTATTTTAGTGATGCGGTTTGTTTATTAAATCATGGAGAGATAGTTTGTTATGGAAGTTCAAGAGAAGTTTTTAATGGAGATTATTTAAAAGAAGTTTATAATATAGACATAAAGGAATTTATGTTAGAGGTTTTAGAAAAATGGAAATAA
- a CDS encoding FecCD family ABC transporter permease gives MRTQNKNKTLAILSIPLVFFIISIGTSIGSSNIHILDTMSIILNKVINLPLREGIDPKDISIIWSLRLPRVLLAFMVGGCLAVSGSVVQSILKNELASPYTLGVSSGASLGAGLVIVLGISIPFLGQLTLPLIGFLCGLITVYGVIVFSSKIDKTMANNTIILAGMVFSLFVNALLTTLTALFSEDIKSISLWQMGSFSMKGWSYVRVLIPFLIIGVIGVLRYTKEMDILTFGEEQAKAVGVDTNRVKKHLFIHSAILTGSAVALSGTIGFVDLIAPHMVRRVFGSKHKYVIPMSFVFGGSLMVITDLIARTIVSPAELPVGAITAIIGAPFFAYVYFSKGKK, from the coding sequence ATGCGTACGCAAAACAAAAATAAAACTTTAGCGATTTTATCAATACCGTTAGTATTTTTTATAATCAGTATTGGAACTTCCATAGGGAGTTCCAATATTCATATATTAGATACTATGAGTATAATTTTAAATAAGGTTATAAATTTACCATTAAGAGAAGGGATAGATCCAAAAGATATATCTATCATATGGTCACTTAGACTACCAAGAGTATTATTAGCTTTTATGGTTGGAGGATGTTTGGCAGTTAGTGGATCAGTAGTTCAGTCAATACTTAAAAATGAATTGGCATCTCCCTATACTTTAGGGGTATCGTCAGGAGCATCTTTAGGAGCTGGATTAGTTATAGTTCTTGGAATATCTATACCATTTCTAGGGCAATTGACATTGCCATTAATAGGTTTTTTATGTGGATTGATAACGGTATATGGAGTTATAGTTTTTTCTTCTAAAATAGATAAAACTATGGCTAATAATACAATTATACTAGCGGGTATGGTCTTTTCGCTTTTTGTAAATGCATTACTTACAACACTTACAGCACTTTTTAGTGAAGATATAAAAAGTATAAGTCTTTGGCAAATGGGGAGCTTCTCTATGAAGGGATGGTCATATGTGAGAGTTTTAATTCCATTTTTAATTATAGGTGTTATTGGAGTTTTAAGATACACAAAAGAAATGGATATATTAACATTTGGAGAAGAACAGGCAAAGGCAGTAGGTGTAGATACAAATAGGGTTAAAAAACATTTATTTATACACTCAGCCATTTTAACGGGAAGTGCAGTAGCATTAAGTGGAACAATCGGGTTTGTAGATTTAATAGCGCCACATATGGTAAGAAGGGTATTTGGATCAAAACATAAATATGTAATACCTATGTCTTTTGTATTTGGAGGATCACTGATGGTTATAACAGATCTAATTGCAAGAACGATAGTATCTCCAGCAGAGCTTCCGGTAGGAGCTATTACAGCAATTATAGGTGCACCATTCTTTGCATATGTGTATTTTAGCAAAGGAAAGAAGTGA
- a CDS encoding ABC transporter substrate-binding protein has product MKKRILTLITAILVVMLAVAGCGKKETVVKDREGNDFTVPKKLERIISTAPSNTEVLVELGLADKLVAVDKYSADIPGLPKDIKLIDFANPDAEAIVSLEPDMIIASGHNKTGNSEDPFKVAKEAGISVAYIPSSDSIQGIYDDIMFIADITGTKEKGQKIVDNMKSQVNEIAKIGKTIKDKKKVYVEIGPAPNLYSFGNGTFLNEMIELVGGENIFADQKSWISPSEESVIEKNPDVILTNVNYVQDAVKDIKGREGWENINAVKNGQVYLIDTNASSRPSQNVVKALKQMAEYINPDAYAKQK; this is encoded by the coding sequence ATGAAAAAAAGAATTTTAACATTAATAACTGCTATTTTAGTAGTTATGTTAGCAGTCGCTGGATGCGGTAAAAAAGAAACAGTAGTAAAAGATAGAGAGGGAAATGATTTTACAGTTCCTAAAAAATTAGAAAGGATAATATCTACAGCTCCATCTAATACAGAAGTACTAGTTGAATTAGGGCTTGCTGATAAATTAGTAGCTGTTGATAAATATTCAGCTGATATACCTGGACTACCTAAAGATATAAAATTAATAGATTTTGCAAACCCAGATGCTGAGGCTATAGTATCTTTAGAGCCAGATATGATTATAGCATCAGGACATAATAAAACTGGAAATAGTGAAGATCCATTTAAAGTGGCTAAAGAGGCTGGTATAAGTGTTGCATATATCCCAAGTAGTGATAGCATACAAGGTATATACGATGACATAATGTTTATAGCTGATATAACTGGAACAAAAGAAAAAGGACAAAAAATTGTTGATAATATGAAATCTCAAGTTAATGAAATAGCTAAAATAGGAAAAACTATAAAAGATAAAAAGAAAGTTTACGTTGAAATAGGGCCAGCACCAAATTTATATAGCTTTGGAAATGGTACATTTTTAAATGAGATGATTGAGTTAGTGGGTGGAGAAAACATATTCGCTGACCAAAAATCTTGGATATCACCTAGTGAGGAGTCAGTTATAGAAAAAAATCCAGATGTAATATTAACTAATGTAAATTACGTTCAAGATGCAGTAAAAGATATAAAAGGACGTGAAGGTTGGGAAAATATAAATGCAGTAAAAAATGGACAAGTATACTTAATTGATACGAATGCATCATCAAGACCATCTCAAAATGTAGTAAAAGCATTAAAACAAATGGCAGAGTATATAAACCCAGATGCGTACGCAAAACAAAAATAA
- a CDS encoding ATP:cob(I)alamin adenosyltransferase — MSKYLAYPFLYDKSDDLRCDYEIFTDEISSTIGLLRAFIIDENLKAELSKINELVYHMNASLRTFVSVTNNELKWLESRTLSYQDEIKGIFDKFVLPQGGVCGSYAHIIRTKCKALVRLLHRYKENGNDVDELLFDFANLLSGYFFILAIKLNKDEGIQETEFISRNYK, encoded by the coding sequence ATGTCAAAATATTTAGCATATCCATTTTTATATGATAAATCAGATGATTTAAGATGTGACTATGAAATATTTACAGATGAAATATCGAGTACAATAGGATTACTAAGAGCTTTTATAATTGATGAAAATTTAAAAGCCGAGTTAAGTAAAATAAATGAACTTGTATATCACATGAATGCATCACTTAGAACATTTGTAAGCGTAACAAATAATGAGTTAAAATGGTTAGAATCTAGAACACTATCTTACCAAGATGAGATAAAAGGTATTTTTGATAAATTTGTTTTACCTCAAGGTGGGGTTTGTGGAAGCTATGCACATATTATAAGAACAAAGTGCAAAGCATTGGTAAGATTATTACATAGATATAAGGAAAATGGAAATGATGTAGATGAATTATTATTTGATTTTGCAAATCTGTTATCTGGATATTTCTTTATACTAGCTATAAAGCTTAATAAAGATGAAGGAATACAAGAAACTGAATTTATAAGTAGAAATTATAAGTAA